The following proteins come from a genomic window of Ictalurus furcatus strain D&B chromosome 14, Billie_1.0, whole genome shotgun sequence:
- the LOC128618377 gene encoding proprotein convertase subtilisin/kexin type 5 isoform X2 gives MRFRASQKMKAVLMQFLVLLLGCLFISVQANVSSVSCPSGQFAFKNRCVLCHPTCAECEGHELFQCTACGSDEDGRERFLYQGHCRAHCPREFYHDRAQYTCLPCIANCEICVDGNICAKCREGYKVQSGLCLPVPCGVGQVQDPGSGECIDCETGCKTCSADDPEYCKSCTDGYFLYRHQCRHHCPQRSYEEPSRGVCLSCPESCLDCRSETLCLTCQTGHFLHNGACVNECPQDMFRDAREWRCQPCHASCLTCHGPGARDCDRCNGWNHPIYGTCPIIRCPDGQFFDSGTDDCRYCDVSCRTCSGPTVQHCETCATGYMLEQQEAVCVQHCPLGFYGNSSSLQCERCSTSCEACESGDQCLSCKSSSYQLFLFQGSCWSQCPDGYFETEEGKCEPCDDICLTCDGSRTQCLDCRDGLFLENGMCRDNCSVRTYAAEDGTCRRCGPHCDTCTDTSTCTRCTFLYLLLNGMCKASCPEGYFEDLDQGVCVQCHELCATCSGPLSDDCESCSTLAPKLYEGTCSEECPVGTYYQTTSMECQECHQTCALCIGPEPTQCTRCVKGLALDPNTMMCGVTGDSDCPPRTFLHANQFTCQACHRHCQSCEGPGPTDCQTCALPQYLHNRSCVTECPVGTYSAHEEADGIELGFCMPCDHVCATCSGASPKDCLSCSPGYLHLLSHLCVRHCPTGYYSTGHRCEKCHVSCEMCSGPGPDACIVCVKPQLELQGTRVCVERCPPRFYQSTHTCWQCHSSCKTCTDNTPQSCLTCDWGSILQEGVCYPRCEEGRYYSQNLCVWRLQCHHIPRLRTMR, from the exons ATGCGTTTCAGAGCTTCGCAAAAGATGAAAGCTGTTTTAATGCAGTTTTTAGTATTATTACTGGGTTGcctttttatttctgtacaaGCAAACGTGTCGTCCGTGTCGTGTCCCAGTGGACAGTTTGCTTTTAAAAACCGCTGCGTTTTGTGTCATCCCACCTGCGCCGAGTGTGAGGGCCATGAACTCTTCCAGTGTACCGCATGTGGCTCGG atgaggatgggagGGAGCGCTTCCTGTACCAAGGCCACTGCAGAGCCCACTGCCCGCGGGAGTTCTACCATGACCGAGCTCAGTACACCTGCCTGCCCTGCATTGCCAACTGTGAGATCTGTGTGGATGGCAACATCTGTGCCAAGTGCAGGGAAGGATATAAAGTCCAGAGTGGGCTCTGTCTGCCAGTGCCATGTGGTGTGG GTCAGGTCCAGGATCCAGGCTCAGGAGAATGTATTGACTGTGAGACTGGCTGTAAGACCTGCTCTGCTG ATGACCCAGAGTACTGTAAGAGCTGCACAGACGGCTACTTTCT GTACAGGCACCAGTGTCGCCATCACTGCCCCCAGAGGAGCTATGAGGAGCCAAGTAGGGGTGTGTGTCTCAGCTGCCCAGAGTCCTGCTTAGACTGCAGGAGTGAGACGCTCTGTCTGACATGTCAGACGGGCCACTTTCTCCACA atGGTgcctgtgtgaatgagtgtccCCAGGACATGTTCAGAGATGCCAGAGAATGGCGCTGCCAGCCCTGTCATGCCTCATGTCTAACCTGCCATGGCCCAGGAGCTAGAGACTGTGACAGGTGCAATGGCTGGAACCATCCCATTTATGGGACGTGTCCCATCATTAGATGCCCTGACGGCCAGTTTTTTGATA GTGGGACTGATGACTGCCGTTATTGTGACGTGTCCTGCAGGACATGCTCTGGTCCAACAGTGCAACACTGCGAAACCTGTGCAACTG GGTACATGTTGGAACAGCAGgaggcagtgtgtgtacagcactGTCCATTAGGGTTCTATGGGAACAGCTCCAGTCTTCAGTGTGAGAGGTGCTCGACTAGCTGTGAGGCATGTGAAAGTGGAGACCAGTGTTTGAGCTGTAAGAGTAGCTCATATCAGCTCTTTCTGTTCCAGGGCAGCTGCTGGTCACAGTGTCCAGA TGGTTATTTTGAGACAGAGGAGGGGAAATGTGAGCCTTGTGATGACATCTGTTTGACCTGCGATGGGAGCAGAACTCAGTGTCTTGATTGCAGAGATGGTCTTTTCCTGGAAAACGGCATGTGCAGAGATAACTGCTCAGTGAGGACCtatgctgctgaggatggcacATGCAGACGCTGTGGCCCTCACTGTGACACCTGCACTGATACCAGTACATGCACCA GATGTACTTTTCTTTACCTGCTTTTGAATGGCATGTGTAAAGCCAGCTGTCCAGAGGGTTATTTTGAGGACTTGgaccagggtgtgtgtgtgcagtgccATGAGTTATGTGCTACATGCTCTGGGCCTCTCTCAGATGACTGTGAGAGCTGCTCCACTCTGGCACCGAAGCTGTATGAAGGCACATGCTCAGAGGAGTGCCCTGTTGGCACCTATTACCAAACCACCAGCATGGAATGCCAGG AATGCCACCAGACATGTGCATTGTGTATAGGCCCAGAGCCCACCCAGTGCACACGGTGTGTGAAAGGTCTAGCCCTGGACCCCAACACCATGATGTGTGGTGTGACCGGAGACTCAGACTGCCCACCCAGAACCTTCCTCCATGCCAATCAGTTCACATGCCAGGCATGTCATCGTCACTGCCAGTCCTGTGAGGGCCCTGGACCTACAGATTGCCAGACATGTGCCCTGCCCCAGTATCTCCATA ATCGCTCTTGTGTGACTGAGTGTCCGGTTGGCACATACAGTGCCCACGAGGAAGCTGATGGCATTGAGCTGGGGTTCTGTATGCCATGTGATCATGTGTGTGCCACATGCTCTGGAGCATCTCCTAAAGACTGTCTGAGTTGCTCTCCTGGTTACTTACACCTGCTTTCACATCTGTGTGTCCGCCATTGTCCCACGGG GTACTACAGTACAGGCCACCGTTGTGAGAAGTGTCATGTGTCCTGTGAGATGTGCTCAGGCCCGGGACCAGATGCCTGCATAGTGTGTGTCAAACCTCAGCTGGAGCTTCAGGGCACCAGGGTGTGTGTGGAGCGGTGCCCTCCCCGTTTCTACCAAAGCACACATACCTGCTGGCAGTGTCACTCTAGCTGCAAGACCTGCACAG ATAACACACCTCAGAGCTGTCTGACGTGCGACTGGGGCAGTATCTTACAGGAAGGGGTGTGTTACCCTCGCTGTGAAGAAGGCCGCTACTACTCTCAAAAT